The Streptomyces uncialis genomic interval GTCGTAGGCGTTCTCCTCGTCGGTGACGATGACGAGGGTGAGCACCATGCCGACGGCGGGGGAGCCGATCGCGCGGCGTCCCTCGATCAGGGCCTTGTTGATCTGGCTGGCCGTGGTGTCCGTGAGATCGATTTTCATGGCCGACGCCAGCTCCGTCCGTCTCGTGCGAGCATTTCGTCCGCCTCGGCGGGCCCCCAGGTACCGGAGAGGTACTGCGCGGGAGTGCCGTGCGCGTCCCAGTACTGCTCGATCGGGTCGAGGATGCGCCAGGACAGCTCGACCTCCTCCGTACGGGGGAAGAGGTTCGAGTCGCCGAGCAGGACGTCGAGGATCAGCCGCTCGTACGCCTCCGGGCTCGACTCCGTGAACGACTCGCCGTAGGCGAAGTCCATGGAGACGTCCCGGACCTCCATCGAGGTACCCGGCACCTTGGAGCCGAAGCGCATGGTGACGCCCTCGTCCGGCTGGACGCGGATGACCAGCGCGTTGTGGCCCAGCTCCTCCGTCGCGGTCTGGTCGAAGGGGGAGTGCGGGGCGCGCTGGAAGACCACGGCGATCTCCGTGACCCGGCGGCCGAGCCGCTTGCCGGTGCGCAGATAGAAGGGGACCCCCGCCCAGCGGCGGTTGTCGATCTCCAGCTTCACCGCGGCGAAGGTGTCGGTCTTCGACCTGGGGTCGATCCCGTCCTCCTGGAGATAGCCGATCACCTTCTCCCCGCCCTGCCAGCCCGCCGCGTACTGTCCGCGGACCGTGTCGGCGCCGAGGTCCTGGGGCAGCTTCACCGCGCTGAGGACCTTGGTCTTCTCGGCGGCGAGCGCGTCCGCGTCGAAGGAGGAGGGCTCCTCCATCGCGGTGAGCGCCAGCAGCTGGAGCAGATGGTTCTGGATGACGTCCCGCGCGGCGCCGATGCCGTCGTAGTACCCGGCCCGGCCGCCGATCCCGATGTCCTCGGCCATGGTGATCTGTACATGGTCGACGTACGACCGGTTCCAGACGGGCTCGAAGAGGGTGTTGGCGAAGCGGAGCGCCAGGATGTTCTGGACGGTCTCCTTGCCGAGGTAGTGGTCGATCCGGAAGACCTGCTCCGGGTCGAAGACCTCGTGGACGAGCGCGTTGAGTTCCTTCGCGGACGTCAGGTCGTGACCGAACGGCTTCTCGATCACCGCCCGCCGCCAGGACCCCTCCTGCGGATCGGCCAGCCCGTGCTTCTTGAGCTGCTTGACGACCTTGGGGAAGAACTTGGGCGGCACCGACAGATAGAAGGCGAAGTTGCCTCCGGTGCCCTGCTCCTTGTCCAGCTCCGCGATGGTGGCGCGCAGCTGGTCGAAGGCGTCGTCGTCGTCGAAGTTTCCCTGCACGAAGCGCATCCCCTGGATGAGCTGCTGCCAGACCTCCTCACGGAAGGGGGTGCGGGCGTGCTGCTTGACGGCGTCGTGGACCTCCTGGGCGAAGTCCTCGTCCTGCCACTCGCGGCGGGCGAACCCGACCAGCGAGAAGCCCGGTGGCAGCAGCCCCCGGTTGGCGAGGTCATAGACGGCAGGCATCAGCTTTTTCCGGGACAAATCGCCCGTAACGCCGAAGATCACCAGGCCCGACGGCCCCGCGATACGCGGGAGCCGTCGGTCCGCGGCGTCACGAAGCGGATTGGCTCCGTGTGCGGGTGTCAAGGTTTCAGCCCTCCGAAGGGGCGAGGCGCTTGAGCTCTGCCTCGGTCGACTTGAGCAGATCGTTCCAGGACGCCTCGAACTTCTCGACGCCCTCTTCCTCCAGCAGGTTCACCACGTCGTCGTACGCGATCCCGAGCTTCTCGACCGCGTCGATCTCGGCGCGCGACTGCTCGTAGGTCCCGGCGATGGTGTTCCCGGTGATGGAACCATGGTCGGCGGTGGCCTCCAGGGTCGCCTCCGGCATGGTGTTCACGGTCCCCGGGGCGACCAGGTCGTCGACGTACAGGGTGTCCTTGTACGCCGGGTCCTTGACGCCCGTCGAGGCCCACAGCGGACGCTGCTTGTGCGCGCCCGCCCTGTCCAGGGCCTGCCAGCGGTCCGAGGAGAAGACCTCCTCGTACGCCTCGTAGGCCAGCCGCGCGTTGGCCAGGCCCGCCTTGCCGCGGGCCGCCTTCGCCTCGGGGGTGCCCAGCGCGTCCAGCCGCTTGTCGATCTCGGTGTCCACCCGGGACACGAAGAACGACGCCACCGAACGGATCTTGCTCAGGTCCAGGCCCGCGGCCTTCGCCTTCTCCAGACCCGCCAGGTACGCGTCCATCACCTCGCGGTAGCGCTCCAGCGAGAAGATCAGCGTGACATTGACGCTGATCCCGAGGCCGATGACCTCGGTGATCGCGGGCAGGCCCGCCTTCGTCGCCGGGATCTTGATCAGCGTGTTCGGCCGGTCCACCAGCCACGCGAGCTGCTTCGCCTCGGCGATCGTCGCGCGGGTGTGGTGCGCGAGACGCGGGTCGACCTCGATCGACACCCGGCCGTCCTGGCCGCCCGTCGCGTCGAACACCGGACGCAGCACATCGGCCGCGTTCCGGACATCCGCCGTGGTGATCATCCGTACGGCCTCGTCCACGGTCAGCTTGCGCGCCGCGAGATCGCTGAGCTGCGCCTCGTAGCCGTCGCCGCCCGAAATGGCCTTCTGGAAGATCGACGGGTTGGTCGTGACGCCCACGACGTGCTGCTGGTCGAGCAGCTCGGCGAGGTTGCCGGACGTGATCCGCTTGCGCGACAGGTCGTCCAGCCAGATCGCGACGCCTTCGTCGGAGAGGCGCTTGAGTGCGTCCGTCATGGAAATTGCATCTCCTACTTGATCATTGTTCGTCTGTGTGCGTCAGCGCTGGGCGTCGGCCAGGGATTCCCGCGCCGCGGCCTCGATCGCCTCGGGGGTGAAACCGAACTCGCGGAAGAGGACCTTGCCGTCCGCCGAGGCACCGAAGTGCTCCAGCGAGACGATCCGGCCCGCGTCACCGACGAAGCGGTGCCAGGTCAGCCCGATACCCGCCTCGACCGCGACCCGCGCCTTCACGGACGGCGGCAGCACCGCGTCCCGGTACGACCGGTCCTGCTCCTCGAACCACTCCACGCACGGCATCGACACCACACGGGTCGGCACCCCGGCGGCCTGGAGCCGCGTCCGCGCCTCCACCGCCAGATGCACCTCGGAGCCCGTACCGATCAGCACGACCTCCGGGGCGCCGCCCTCGGCGTCGAAGAGGACATAGCCGCCCTTGGCGGTGTCCTCGTTCGACTCGTACGTCGGCACGCCCTGGCGGGTGAGCGCCAGACCGTGCGGGGCGCCCACACCGAACTCCTTGGTGTACCGGCGCAGGATCTCCCGCCACGCGAGCGCGGTCTCGTTGGCGTCGGCCGGCCGGACCACGTTCAGTCCGGGGATCGCCCGCAGCGAGGCCAGGTGCTCGACCGGCTGGTGCGTCGGGCCGTCCTCGCCGAGACCGACGGAGTCGTGCGTCCACACATAGGTCACCGGCAGATGCATCAGCGCGGACAGCCGCACCGCGTTGCGCATGTAGTCGGAGAACACCAGGAACGTCCCGGCGTAGATCCGGGTGTTGCCGTGCAGCGCGATGCCGTTCATCTCCGCGGCCATGGAGTGCTCACGGATACCGAAGTGGATCGTCCGGCCGTACGGGTGCGCCTCGGGGAGCGGGTTGCCCTCCGGGAGGAACGACGAGTTCTTGTCGATCGTCGTGTTGTTCGACCCGGCCAGGTCGGCGGAGCCGCCCCACAGCTCGGGGATCACCGCGCCGAGCGACTGGAGCACCTTGCCGGACGCGGCGCGGGTGGCGACACCCTTGCCCGTCTCGAACACCGGGAGTTTGTCCTCCCAGCCCGCGGGCAGCTCACCGGCGGCGATCCGGTCGAAGTCGGCGGCCCGCTCGGGGGAGGCGGTGCGCCAGGCGGCGAAGCCCTTCTCCCACTCGGCCTTGGCCTCGCGGCCCCGGTCCAGGGCGCCACGGGTGTGCGCGAGGACCTCGTCGGCGACCTCGAAGGTCTGCTCCGGGTCGAAGCCGAGCACCCGCTTGGTCGCGGCGATCTCCTCGTCACCGAGCGCCGAGCCGTGAGCCGCCTCGGTGTTCTGCGCGTTCGGCGCGGGCCACGCGATGATCGAGCGCATCGCGATGAACGACGGACGCTCCGTCTCCGCCTTCGCGGCCTGGATCGCCGTGTACAGCGCCCGCGGGTCGAGGTCGCCGTCCGCCTTCGGCTCGACGCGCTGGACATGCCAGCCGTACGCCTCGTAACGCCCGAGGGTGTCCTCGGAGACCGCGGTCTCCGTGTCGCCCTCGATCGAGATGTGGTTGTCGTCCCACAGCATGACCAGGTTGCCGAGCTTCTGGTGCCCGGCCAGCGAGGACGCCTCGGCGGAGATGCCCTCCTGGAGGCAGCCGTCACCGGCGATCACGAAGATGTGGTGATCGAAGGGCGAGGCGCCCGGGGCGGCCTCGGGGTCGAACAGGCCACGCTCGTAGCGGGCGGCCATCGCCATGCCCACGGCGTTGGCGACACCCTGGCCGAGCGGCCCGGTCGTCGTCTCCACGCCGACCGTGTGGCCGTACTCCGGGTGCCCCGGGGTCTTCGAGCCCCAGGTGCGGAACGCCTTGAGGTCATCCAGCTCCAGACCGAAACCGGCCAGGTACAGCTGGGTGTAAAGGGTCAGGGACGAGTGCCCCGCGGAGAGGACGAACCGGTCGCGGCCGGTCCAGTCGGCGTCGGCCGGGTCGTGCCGCATCACCTTCTGGAAGAGGGTGTACGCGGCCGGGGCAAGGCTCATCGCCGTACCCGGATGGCCGTTGCCGACCTTCTGTACGGCGTCGGCGGCCAGGACACGGGCGGTGTCCACCGCACGCTGGTCCAGTTCGGTCCAGTCCAGTTCGGTGGTGGTGGTCGGCTTGGTGCTCACCCTGGGTCAGGGCTCCTTCCGAGAATTCAGGAACATGAAGACA includes:
- the tkt gene encoding transketolase; translation: MSTKPTTTTELDWTELDQRAVDTARVLAADAVQKVGNGHPGTAMSLAPAAYTLFQKVMRHDPADADWTGRDRFVLSAGHSSLTLYTQLYLAGFGLELDDLKAFRTWGSKTPGHPEYGHTVGVETTTGPLGQGVANAVGMAMAARYERGLFDPEAAPGASPFDHHIFVIAGDGCLQEGISAEASSLAGHQKLGNLVMLWDDNHISIEGDTETAVSEDTLGRYEAYGWHVQRVEPKADGDLDPRALYTAIQAAKAETERPSFIAMRSIIAWPAPNAQNTEAAHGSALGDEEIAATKRVLGFDPEQTFEVADEVLAHTRGALDRGREAKAEWEKGFAAWRTASPERAADFDRIAAGELPAGWEDKLPVFETGKGVATRAASGKVLQSLGAVIPELWGGSADLAGSNNTTIDKNSSFLPEGNPLPEAHPYGRTIHFGIREHSMAAEMNGIALHGNTRIYAGTFLVFSDYMRNAVRLSALMHLPVTYVWTHDSVGLGEDGPTHQPVEHLASLRAIPGLNVVRPADANETALAWREILRRYTKEFGVGAPHGLALTRQGVPTYESNEDTAKGGYVLFDAEGGAPEVVLIGTGSEVHLAVEARTRLQAAGVPTRVVSMPCVEWFEEQDRSYRDAVLPPSVKARVAVEAGIGLTWHRFVGDAGRIVSLEHFGASADGKVLFREFGFTPEAIEAAARESLADAQR
- the zwf gene encoding glucose-6-phosphate dehydrogenase, producing MTPAHGANPLRDAADRRLPRIAGPSGLVIFGVTGDLSRKKLMPAVYDLANRGLLPPGFSLVGFARREWQDEDFAQEVHDAVKQHARTPFREEVWQQLIQGMRFVQGNFDDDDAFDQLRATIAELDKEQGTGGNFAFYLSVPPKFFPKVVKQLKKHGLADPQEGSWRRAVIEKPFGHDLTSAKELNALVHEVFDPEQVFRIDHYLGKETVQNILALRFANTLFEPVWNRSYVDHVQITMAEDIGIGGRAGYYDGIGAARDVIQNHLLQLLALTAMEEPSSFDADALAAEKTKVLSAVKLPQDLGADTVRGQYAAGWQGGEKVIGYLQEDGIDPRSKTDTFAAVKLEIDNRRWAGVPFYLRTGKRLGRRVTEIAVVFQRAPHSPFDQTATEELGHNALVIRVQPDEGVTMRFGSKVPGTSMEVRDVSMDFAYGESFTESSPEAYERLILDVLLGDSNLFPRTEEVELSWRILDPIEQYWDAHGTPAQYLSGTWGPAEADEMLARDGRSWRRP
- the tal gene encoding transaldolase, with the translated sequence MTDALKRLSDEGVAIWLDDLSRKRITSGNLAELLDQQHVVGVTTNPSIFQKAISGGDGYEAQLSDLAARKLTVDEAVRMITTADVRNAADVLRPVFDATGGQDGRVSIEVDPRLAHHTRATIAEAKQLAWLVDRPNTLIKIPATKAGLPAITEVIGLGISVNVTLIFSLERYREVMDAYLAGLEKAKAAGLDLSKIRSVASFFVSRVDTEIDKRLDALGTPEAKAARGKAGLANARLAYEAYEEVFSSDRWQALDRAGAHKQRPLWASTGVKDPAYKDTLYVDDLVAPGTVNTMPEATLEATADHGSITGNTIAGTYEQSRAEIDAVEKLGIAYDDVVNLLEEEGVEKFEASWNDLLKSTEAELKRLAPSEG